One Candidatus Hydrogenedens sp. genomic window, AAGGAAAGGAGAAAAAAATGAGTAAGATTCAGGGAAATGGAAAATTTTATTTTCAAAAAGCATGTGTAATACTGCTGATGGTAAGTGCGGTAGTATTTACCCTTGCAATGCGGGCAGAAGCGGTGAATTCTGTTCGTGGTCAGGTAGTGAATGCTGTTAGTGGCAAACCTATTGCAGGAGTGACAGTAGAGATTAGTATTGCAGATGTGAAACAAAGTACAGAACCAGTACTGACAGATGAAAATGGGCGGTTTGAGTTTCCAGATTTAGGAGATTTGCAACCGCC contains:
- a CDS encoding carboxypeptidase-like regulatory domain-containing protein, with amino-acid sequence MSKIQGNGKFYFQKACVILLMVSAVVFTLAMRAEAVNSVRGQVVNAVSGKPIAGVTVEISIADVKQSTEPVLTDENGRFEFPDLGDLQPP